The genomic stretch TGGGGCTGTATGACCGATGCAGTCTCCGTTTGCTCAAAGTGAGGTCGTGTGAAATGACAACAGTTCTTCTTACAGCAGGAGTTTTTGCCACACTCGTTCTTGGAGATGTGCTTTTCGAGACGTTATTTCCGAAGATCAATCAGGCAAGGTTGCGAACGACAAGGTTGAAAGCAGGTCAGGAACTAAAGATTTTGCATGTGTCCGATCTGCATAATATGCGGCTTCACGACCGTTTTTTAGAGCGTGTAAAAGCGACAAAACCTGATCTGATCGCGATCACAGGTGATCTGGTGAACGGGCAAGAAGCCAGTTTCGACCGGGTCTATCGAATGATCGAAAAATTGCGGGAAGCCTGCCGGAATCTGTATTTCGTGTCGGGCAATAACGATTGGGAGCATCGGCGGTATCGAGAAATGGCGGATGAACTGCGTAAGCGGGGAGTAACGGTACTAGGCAATGAGCATGCTGTGCTAACGATTCGAGACATGACGCTCAACATCGTGGGTGTGGACGACCCGCACACGAATCGAGACCGATTGAGCCTTGCCTTTGCGGGCATGACGAATGAGCGACAGTTTACACTGCTGTTGGCACATGATCCGATGATCATCCGAAACGAGCAGGCGTTTCAAGCAGACTTGATCTTGTCAGGACATACACATGGGGGACAGATTCGCTTTCCGGTGGTGGGAGCGTTGGTGGCGCCAGGACAGGGGTATTTTCCGAAGTACGACAAGGGGATGTTTCACTTGCAACGGGGAACGGCCTTATACATCGACAGTGGATTAGGGACGAGTAGAATTCCGATCCGCTTTCTCAATCGGAGTCAGGTGAGCGTGTTGACGGTGAAAGGTGAATAACTGAAGGGGTGAGAGCAGGTAGGTGTTACCGTGGCTCTTACCCTTTTCTTTTTGGGTGTGGGGATTCCTGCCGCTCGTACGAAAAAATTTCAAATACAGCGTTCTTATTGCCTGAGCAAGTTCAGATTATGTGAATATTAAATGACGAATTGTCATTTTATAAATAAAATTATTTTCAGAAAAACACTTTATTCACATGGCGAGGTAGTGGTAAAACAGTTGTCATGGATGCGCATCCGCAATCTTGACAAAAGGAGCCACACAAAAAATGAACCACGATTATGACGTTTCGGCAGACCGGTTAGAGCATCTGCTCGGCTTGGCTTACACAGAAGGGGCGAGCGATGTACACATCGAACCCGGGATAGATGGAGGCTGCCAAGTGCGGGTGCGAGTGAACGGGAAGCTGGAGCATTGGGAAGCTTTGGAGGGGACGTTGGAACAAACGGTTTCCAGACTAAAGCTAAAGGCGCGCATGGATATTGCAGAAAAACGATTGCCGCAGGATGGGAGTTTTCAAATGCGGCTGACAGAAGGCGAGGTGTTTGACGTCAGAGTCTCATCTCTCCCAACCGTGCATGGCGAAAAAGTTGCGCTACGACTTTTGCAAAATCAGGCCAGACACAGGCTGGATGAGTTAGGTTTTGATCAGAAGCAGCGCAGGTTGTTTAACTCGTGGATCGAATCGCGCCACGGGATGGTGTTGGTCACAGGGCCGACCGGATCGGGCAAGACGACAACGCTCTATGCGGCGATGTTGCAGCGCCAAGATGCAGGCTTAAACTTGTCCACGCTAGAAAATCCGGTCGAAGTGAAACTCCCCGGCATCAATCAGGTGGAAATTCAACCGCGAACCGGATTGTCTTTTGGTGTGGCTTTACGTTCGGTGCTGCGCCAAGATCCGGATGTGCTGATGATCGGGGAAATTCGCGATGAAGAGTCGGCTGAGGTAGCAGCACGCGCATCGCTCACCGGGCATTTGGTGCTGACTTCCCTGCACAGCGAAAGCGCCGTTTTGGCACTGCTGCGGCTGATCGATCTAGGTGTGCCGCCGCAAATGGTGGCAACGGCGATTCGCGGCGTGGTCGGTCAGCGGCTTGTGGAGACGAAAGAAGGACGGAAAGCGGTATTCGAATGCCTGCCGATGACCGAATCGATCCGCCAAGCGTTGTACCGCCACGCAGACGCGCGGGAGTTGACCTCGCTTGCGAAAAAAGACAGGATTCGTCTGTTGCCCGATGTGCTTAGCGAGTGGTTGGACAGAGGCGCTGTGGACGAGGAGACGTACGACCGAATCATCGGAGAACGAGGGTTGTCGTGAGCAGGCGCTTTGACATAGATGCTTGGGGTGAACCAGTCTTGCGGTTGGCTTGGCTTTTGAAGGGAGGTGTACCCCGAATCATTGGAGAACGAAAGATGGCATGGGCAGGCGTTTGGACGTTGGCGCTTGGGGTGTATTGGCAGGGAGGTTGGCCCGGCTTTTGGAGGGTGGTGTCCCCCTGCTTGAAGCGCTCGCATTTCTGGCTGGACGCTACAAGGGCAAAGAGCAAACTTGGCTTGCGGAGGTACAGACACAGCTGAAGGCTGGGCACACATTGTCACAAACGCTGAAGAGAGGAGAGGCACCACTGATGGTGCAGGCGCTTGTTGAAGTTGGTGAGCATGGTGGAGATCTGGCCGGAAGTTTGTTTCGCTCGGCCGACTATTGCGCTGAGCAGGTGAAGTGGCGGCGTGAACGTCGGCAGGCGATGCTCTATCCGCTGTTAGTCGGCGTTGTGCTGATCTGTCTGTCTTTGTTTTTGTTCACGGTGGTCGTACCACGCTTCGCAGGTCTATACGCAGGTATGGGATTGGAAGTGCACGGGACGACTCGGATGCTATTCGGCTTGAGTGAACTGTATCCCGCTTTGCTCAGCGGTGTACTGGCGGTAAGTTGTGCGGTGATGTGGATGGTCAGAAAGAAAGGAACGGGCACTTTTTCCGTCTTGCAACTGCTTCGGAAGGTGCCTTTTCTGCGCCGTCTGCTGATCGTGGAGCGCACGCATGAGTGGGTGGCAACGCTTGGGTTGCTCCTCGATGGCGGCGTACCGCTGTTGCAGGCGTTGCACGTGCAGGAGCGACTTCCGCTACGCGAGGAAACTCGAAACGCCTGTGTACGGATTCGTGAAAAAGTTCTGCTGGGCACTTCGCTCGGGGAAGCGTTGCACGGAGAAATGCTGGATGCGGCACTGCCTTTGGCGATCCAGGTGGCAGAAGTGACAGGAGATCTGTCTCGAGCCTTGCTCGCGGTCGAGCGCGATTTAGCCGAGCAGCGCAAACGGATGATCGGACTGCTAGTCAAAGCGATCGAGCCGCTGTTACTGCTTGTGGCAGGACTGCTTGTCGGGCTGGTGGCGCTGTTGATGATGTGGCCGATGCTCGATCTGATTCGGGCAATCTAACAATTTCATAGCGAGAGGATGAGGTTCGATGCGAAAATGGTTGACGCTTTGGCGCGGACAGCAAGGTTTTACCTTGATTGAATTGGCGGTGGTGGTGTTTGTCATCTCCGTACTGATCGCGATCGCCTTACCGAATTTGCGCGGTACAGGGGAAAAAGCACAAAGGGTTACCTGTGAAGGCAATCAGCGTCTGTTGCGGGCCCAGCTTGAGAACTTCTATCTGATCGAAAACAGCTATCCGAACGGATTGTCCGATGTGGAGCGATTGAAACAGATGGTCGATCGGGGCTATCTGCAAAGCTTACCGTCTTGCCCAGGGGGAGGAACCTATGCGATCACCGTCGCGCCGGATGGAAAAAGTGCGGAAGTCAATTGTCCGGTACATGGAGCGCTTGGCCAATGAAAAGCTTATGGAGCAGTCAGTCAGGATATACGCTGCTCGAACTGCTGCTCGTCCTCTCCATTCTAGGGGTGATGTTCTCCTTGCTCATGCCCGCCGTAAACAAGCTGTACCTGCGCTTAGAACTGGATGTGGCAAGCCGAAGCCTCTTAGCAGATCTGCGCGACTCGCAACGATCGGCCTGGGTGCACGGGGATGAGCATGAGGTGCGGTTTACAAGGTTCACGCCCCGCTACACATTATGGGAGTCGGGAGTGTTTCGAGGGCAAAAACACTTGCCGGAGCGGGTTAACTATCGACTTGGGTACATCGAATCCTCCGTCAGTACTCTGCTCTTTGGTCCGACTCGGACAGGTGGGAGCGGCGGTATCCGCCTGATCAATGGAGCAGGTCAACAAACGGAAGTAAAAATCTACCCGATCACAGGCCACATCGTCTATGAGGGGATCACGCCATGATCATGGTGCGTAATGAAAAGGGTTTTACGCTGATCGAGTCGCTTTGCGCTGTCGTGATCACCTCGATGACCATTCTGATCGCATCGGGACTATGGCAAGCCTGCATTGCGCAGGAGCGACAATCTGCCATGTATTTCGCAGTGTCGAGGCAGGCTGTGTCCGATATGGAACGCCTGCGGGCGGAGCAAAGTGTGATGCCAGGGGAAGAGGTGAGAGATTTGGAAGTAGATGGGATGAGAATTCTTTCGCACCGCACGATTGTGCAGGAAGCCGACCTATTTCAAGTCACCTTGACGTTCACTTGGCAAGAAGGAGGAAGAACACATGAGCAAACGTGGGCGACGCTTCATCGCTGACGAGCGGGGTGTGACCTTACTGGAACTGGTTCTGTCGCTCGCGGTCACAGGACTCCTGCTCCCTGTGTTCGCTGCGTGGATGACCGCCATGATCGCTCAATGGCAACAAGTGAGCGAGCGTATCGAGGTCCGCCAAACAAACGCAGTTTTGCTTCACCGAATCGGTGCTGAAGTGCGGGAAGGCAGCAGCTTTTTGCCGCAGCGAAACGGCTTGGTGTTTCTCAACAAGGCGGGTCGTCTGATCCGCTATCAACTCTCGAGCGGTGGGCTGCTCCTTCGCGATGAAGAGGGAGTTGGTGCCACCGTCATCGGCTCCCATCTCGCAGAGTGCCGATTTAGCACCGATCAAGAAGGCCGTGTGCTAAC from Tumebacillus algifaecis encodes the following:
- a CDS encoding metallophosphoesterase; translation: MTTVLLTAGVFATLVLGDVLFETLFPKINQARLRTTRLKAGQELKILHVSDLHNMRLHDRFLERVKATKPDLIAITGDLVNGQEASFDRVYRMIEKLREACRNLYFVSGNNDWEHRRYREMADELRKRGVTVLGNEHAVLTIRDMTLNIVGVDDPHTNRDRLSLAFAGMTNERQFTLLLAHDPMIIRNEQAFQADLILSGHTHGGQIRFPVVGALVAPGQGYFPKYDKGMFHLQRGTALYIDSGLGTSRIPIRFLNRSQVSVLTVKGE
- a CDS encoding GspE/PulE family protein, whose amino-acid sequence is MNHDYDVSADRLEHLLGLAYTEGASDVHIEPGIDGGCQVRVRVNGKLEHWEALEGTLEQTVSRLKLKARMDIAEKRLPQDGSFQMRLTEGEVFDVRVSSLPTVHGEKVALRLLQNQARHRLDELGFDQKQRRLFNSWIESRHGMVLVTGPTGSGKTTTLYAAMLQRQDAGLNLSTLENPVEVKLPGINQVEIQPRTGLSFGVALRSVLRQDPDVLMIGEIRDEESAEVAARASLTGHLVLTSLHSESAVLALLRLIDLGVPPQMVATAIRGVVGQRLVETKEGRKAVFECLPMTESIRQALYRHADARELTSLAKKDRIRLLPDVLSEWLDRGAVDEETYDRIIGERGLS
- a CDS encoding type II secretion system F family protein codes for the protein MGRRLDVGAWGVLAGRLARLLEGGVPLLEALAFLAGRYKGKEQTWLAEVQTQLKAGHTLSQTLKRGEAPLMVQALVEVGEHGGDLAGSLFRSADYCAEQVKWRRERRQAMLYPLLVGVVLICLSLFLFTVVVPRFAGLYAGMGLEVHGTTRMLFGLSELYPALLSGVLAVSCAVMWMVRKKGTGTFSVLQLLRKVPFLRRLLIVERTHEWVATLGLLLDGGVPLLQALHVQERLPLREETRNACVRIREKVLLGTSLGEALHGEMLDAALPLAIQVAEVTGDLSRALLAVERDLAEQRKRMIGLLVKAIEPLLLLVAGLLVGLVALLMMWPMLDLIRAI
- a CDS encoding competence type IV pilus major pilin ComGC gives rise to the protein MRKWLTLWRGQQGFTLIELAVVVFVISVLIAIALPNLRGTGEKAQRVTCEGNQRLLRAQLENFYLIENSYPNGLSDVERLKQMVDRGYLQSLPSCPGGGTYAITVAPDGKSAEVNCPVHGALGQ
- a CDS encoding prepilin-type N-terminal cleavage/methylation domain-containing protein, which produces MKSLWSSQSGYTLLELLLVLSILGVMFSLLMPAVNKLYLRLELDVASRSLLADLRDSQRSAWVHGDEHEVRFTRFTPRYTLWESGVFRGQKHLPERVNYRLGYIESSVSTLLFGPTRTGGSGGIRLINGAGQQTEVKIYPITGHIVYEGITP
- a CDS encoding type II secretion system protein — translated: MIMVRNEKGFTLIESLCAVVITSMTILIASGLWQACIAQERQSAMYFAVSRQAVSDMERLRAEQSVMPGEEVRDLEVDGMRILSHRTIVQEADLFQVTLTFTWQEGGRTHEQTWATLHR
- a CDS encoding PulJ/GspJ family protein, with the translated sequence MSKRGRRFIADERGVTLLELVLSLAVTGLLLPVFAAWMTAMIAQWQQVSERIEVRQTNAVLLHRIGAEVREGSSFLPQRNGLVFLNKAGRLIRYQLSSGGLLLRDEEGVGATVIGSHLAECRFSTDQEGRVLTVHLGAISQSWVGRGNR